From one Perca flavescens isolate YP-PL-M2 chromosome 19, PFLA_1.0, whole genome shotgun sequence genomic stretch:
- the gpr185b gene encoding G-protein coupled receptor 12 → MILSLAAVAAMSSGGGGSLNSSSPLDPFDSSTSWSLAEDPSNSSSEPVVRTLTPDLQPATTAVAVQEVNPWDIALCVTGTLISCENALVIAVLFYTPTLRAPMFILIGSLAVADLLAGLGLILNFVFTYLVDSSVEFVTLLSVGLLISAFSASILNILAITVDRYLSLYNALTYHTERTVTYTYVMVALIWVLCLTLGLLPAFGWNCLRDEYTCSICWPVTKINAVALAVTFLLVFALMMQLYLQICKIAFRHAQQIAVQHQFVAISTTKGVSTLSAILCAFGACWLPFAMYSIVADSSYPVIYTYATVLPATCCSVINPIIYAFRNPDIQKSLWMACCGCVPSNLSLRPRTSSDV, encoded by the coding sequence ATGATTCTCTCCCTGGCCGCGGTAGCAGCCATGagcagcggcggcggcggcagcctcaactcctcctcccccctcgaCCCCTTCGACTCCTCCACCTCCTGGAGCCTAGCCGAGGACCCCTCCAACTCCTCCTCTGAGCCCGTCGTGCGAACTCTGACCCCTGACCTCCAGCCGGCGACTACCGCTGTCGCCGTCCAGGAAGTCAACCCCTGGGATATCGCGCTTTGCGTGACGGGGACTCTCATCTCCTGCGAGAACGCTCTGGTGATCGCCGTGCTGTTCTACACGCCGACGCTCCGCGCGCCCATGTTCATCCTGATTGGATCGCTGGCGGTGGCAGATCTTCTGGCCGGCCTGGGCCTCATCTTGAACTTTGTCTTCACCTATTTGGTCGACAGCTCGGTGGAGTTTGTGACGCTGCTGTCGGTCGGACTGCTCATCTCGGCGTTCTCGGCATCCATCCTCAACATTCTCGCCATCACGGTGGACCGCTACCTGTCGCTGTACAACGCCCTGACCTATCACACCGAACGGACAGTCACCTACACCTACGTGATGGTGGCCCTCATCTGGGTGCTGTGCCTCACGCTCGGCTTGCTGCCGGCGTTCGGTTGGAACTGTCTGCGGGACGAGTACACGTGCAGCATCTGCTGGCCCGTCACAAAAATCAACGCCGTGGCGCTCGCCGTCACCTTCCTGCTCGTCTTCGCCCTGATGATGCAGCTCTACCTGCAAATCTGCAAGATCGCCTTCCGCCACGCGCAGCAGATCGCCGTGCAGCACCAGTTTGTGGCCATCTCCACCACCAAAGGGGTTTCCACGCTGTCGGCCATCCTGTGTGCCTTCGGGGCGTGCTGGCTGCCGTTTGCCATGTACTCCATCGTGGCCGACTCCAGCTACCCCGTAATATACACCTACGCCACGGTCCTCCCAGCCACCTGCTGCTCTGTGATCAACCCCATCATCTATGCGTTCCGAAACCCGGACATCCAGAAGTCGCTGTGGATGGCCTGTTGCGGGTGCGTCCCGTCCAACCTCTCGCTCAGACCCAGGACCTCCAGCGATGTGTAG